The segment AATGCTCtctgataagaaaaaaaatattaaattcactAAGTCTCCCTTTCTTTGTCCTGGGCTCTCATACATTTTGAATATAGTTCTTGGCAGCTTCATTATCCCCACTTCCCAGATTAGAAGTCCATCCATGAAAACAGCAGATGATTCTCTCTAGAACCCACAGCAGGTTCTCACTAAGGCTGAAACCAAGAGGAGATTTTGGTTCTTTTCCATCAGACCACGTTGTCATTGAATCTCGACtggaaaaatatttatggatTCCTTTGGCTCTTTGGACCATCAGGAGTTTGAATCTTGTcctcccttttctttaaaaatgactttggctttttctttccTGTAGGGACCTGTAGTCATGGAGGTGTGGTGAACATCAGCAAGCCATTTGTCGTACAGCTCAACTGGAAAGGGTTTAGCTATAAGTACGGTGCCTGGGGTCGGGACTACTCTCCCCAGAATCCAGACAAAGAACTGTACTGGGTGGCCCCTTTGAACACAGATGGGAGGCTTTTGGAATATTACAGACTCCACAATACACTGGACGATTTGCTATTGTACATCAATTACCGTGAGTATCGCCTCACATACGGCCAGGGTAGTGGCACAGCAGTTTACAACAACAACATGTACATCAACTTGTACAACTCCCGGAACATAGCCAGAGTCAACCTGACCACCAACACAGTGATCGTGAGTCGCCCTCTCCCAGATGCTGTCTATAATAACCGTTTTTCGTATGCTAATGTCGCTTGGCAAGATATCGACTTTGCTGTGGATGAGCTTGGGCTGTGGGTGGTTTATTCAACTGAAGCCAGCACTGGCAACATGGTGATTAGCAAACTCAATGACACCACCCTTGAGGTGTTGGACACTTGGCAGACCAAGCAGTATAAACCATCTGTTTCTAATTCCTTCATGGTATGTGGGGTTCTGTATGCCACTCGTACACTGAATACCAGAGTAGAAGAGATTTTCTACTACTATGACACAAACACAGGGAGAGAGGGCCACCTAGACATTACAATGCCTAAGATGCAAGAAAAAGTGCAGAGCATTAACTATCACCCTTCTGAGCAGAAACTTTTTGTATATAATGATGGTTACCTTCTGAATTATGATCTTGTCTTCCTACAGAAACCCCAGTAAACTTTTGAGGGTTagggtgagagaaaaataaaatgcttgtTGACAAATGGACTTTGCCGCTTAATTATCTGCAGGGAGATCCAGAGGATGTTTGTTTAGTAATCATATTTGGGAGCACATTTGTACCTCACTAGAGTTTTAGGATATTTGCTCTGAGTTATTGAGTTCTCTTGGAAGTCAGATGCTTCCTGAGATGCATTTTTCCAACTGAAATTAGGTCTTTCCAGGGTGGAATTGTCAGAGGTCTAGGGGCATTATGGGTCTAATAAAACCTCCAGTGAGGCGACAGTTAAAAATTAAGGAATTGGAGAGAACTCAGCATGGCTTCACGCGATCCTTTGTTCATGAGAGAGGGCTCAATGATGGGTCTCCTCCATGTACTCGTTGGTGTGCTTATAACATATCTGTAAGATGCCCTGAGTTTTCTGGAGACAGGCCCTTTTATACATTAAATTGTACATTGTAAATCCATCCCATATGGATCTGCAGATGAGGCACTTTTTGTTTCCCTCATTGTTCATCTACATAAGAGTCATTAGAACCCTCCTACCTCAAATTTGATGACAAGGGCACCTTAGAAGATTAGAACCACACTTCCCAACCTATTCCCCCACCACTTCCTTATGCCTTGCTTTTTCCCTAATTAGCCAGCTTTCTATGGAGCAGATAGAAgataagcaaaattaattttcttccatttcatcaTGAATTTTTATTTCCATACCTCTAAGGCTATAAGAAAATCAGATGGCAGTGATAAGAAGGTATCATTTCTGGTTACATAATAAAGCTGTGGGAATGTATGAGAGACTTGTGTTAAGTCATACCAATTATTTCATGGGAATTTTTTAAAGTTGtaattgttttcttcctttgagCCTGGTGcttctaaaattaaaatgtacattttttcccccttctgggAAGAGGTATAGCAAAGTTGTTGAGTATCAGTCGGTAGTTGTAGACCTTGCAGGTGTTTGGGCTTTGTGATTTTGGATGGCTTTGTACCTGGCTCTGTGTGCCTTTGACCTTTGTGCGTACCAGTCTATAGGTGAATTCCTTAAATGTTGTATCCCTTCtcctttaaataaaatgattCAAGTGTGCTTTGAATAAAATAccatcttttgttttatttacattgaaaaaaggaaaaaaaactccaaaacatTCTTAACAGGATAGTTTTTAGCTTTGCTGTGAAGTAGAGACAATGGTGACCTCCCAAAAACCAAGGCTCTGGGGATCACACCCTGAATGGCAGATAAAATCCATCCCTTAATGGAGTCAAAGTTGGGGCagactctcattttcatttcacttTAACATCTCTTCTTTCTGGCAGCTTTGTTGTACAGGACTGCCCTATTTTCTTGTGGAATATGACCTTGTGTACTTATTGATTTTCCTGACTGATCTGATTATCTCCAATATTAGACTCTATTTGTGTGAATTTCCTAATAGTTCCTTTCCTAATTGAGCTGTTTGCATGGGTCAGAAGACTCTGGATCTTCCCCCAATAGGAGGTTTTGGAGAGTAACTGATGTTATCACAGAAAATGCCTTTACCAAAGAGGATATGTAGGAAGATAGGTGACTTACAGCTGAATGGACAGATAAACTCGACTAATGTAGTTAGTTTTGGTGAAATGCTCATTTTTAATCCAGACCAAGCTTTTTGAGGCAGGTGTTAGTAACTCTATTTAGAAATCTTAGCAAATGTTCTTCTCTATCTTTTCAGGGCTGAGCCTCAAGACAGGTATGGCTTtcaaagtacaatgagatataaaGATAAAGACACATATATCAAACAAGACATAGGTTAAAAAAACAGTAATGTTATATTTAATCGGGCTCTAGGCAATTTTACAGATGACTGTCTCTACAAGAACACAGCATAACACCTGACGATTCAGGAAAGAAGACAAGGAGCTAAGGTAACCCTAGCAATCAGCTTCTTATTTGAACTGCTACAGAAGCATTTTGCCTGAAAATTCAACTTCAGAACCTCCTTCCCACTGGACATGGTGTATCGGTCTACAGCAGTTGCCTGGAGGAGATCTCCCTGCTAGGGAGGTTCAGTCACTGAGGGATTTAAGTGGCAGGCTTACTGTAATGCACTTAACAGTGGAAATTTTAGCTCAAGAGtcattatctcttttaaaaattaatctataTGCACAAATATTAATATACATACTCATAGCTACATACATAGCTAAAGCAACCATATTAAGGTATATTTTACATACAACAGAATCCGCCAATTTCAAATTTGTACAATTCAGTGAATTTTGACCACTGAAAATGGTTCCATAGCCACTGCCACAAGTGGGATAGAGGACATTTCCATTACCTGCCAAAAGTTACCAAGTGTCCTTTTGTAACCAACCCCTACCTCTGCCCCTCAGCCCTAGGCAACCATTGATCTCTTTTCTATTCCTATAGTTTTGTCTTAACCAGAATGTCATAGAAAGgggatcatacagtatgtagctttttttttttttaagttccaggggttgaacctggaacctcatacttgggaagcaggcactcagccactgagctatacccactcctcaGTATGTAGCTTTTAAAATTAGGCTTCTTCAGCTTTCCTGTTGAAAAAGAGGATGCAGGGTTCAAAGTATTCCAGAAGGTAACTgggtattttaaattatttttctctgggATTGGATAGAGGATTGTGGAAAGCTGTATTGACCTACCATCCTTAGCAGTATTTTCTAGTGGCCTTGAATTGCCATGGGCAGGGTCAAGTTCTGGTCATCAGCCAAGTCTACCTAGAGGAGCTCTTAAAACATAAAAGTTCTCTTGTCACCAGCACCAGCCTTAGTCAACATGTGCTCTCTAATACTTTTATACCTGTACCTCCAGCATCTCTATGCAGGGTGAGCCTGAAACTAATGAATGATGTATACTGATTAAAAGTCTAGGAttccaggaagtggacttggcccagtggttagggcatccgtctaccacatgggaggcccgtggttcaaacctcaggtctccttgacccgtgtggaactggcccatgcacagtgctgatgcgcacaaggagtgccctgccatgcagggatgtcccccacataggggtgtcctccacgtaggggagccctatgcacaaagAGCACACACCaaaaggagggccgcccagcgcaaaagaaagtgcagcctgcctaagaatggcatgacccacatggagagctgacacaacaagatgacacaacaaaaagaaacacagattcccgtgccgctgacaacaacagaagcggactaagaagaagactcagcaaatagacacagagaaaagacaaccggggcaggggggaggggggaggaaaaaaagtcTAGGATTCAAAGTCAACCGGTCAAGTAACACTGGGTTGGACTCCTGGTGCTGCTACCTACAACTGGTGTGGCTTTGAGTAGTTTTCTTGACTTTTCTGAGACTCATTAtctttttctataaaatgggCTGAAATAAAAACTGGTTGAGTGAGATGATGTTAAGAATATAAAGTGCCTAGGACTTTGGCACCTGTTCTGCCCTCAGCAAAGAGTTATCATTGTGTCTCATTTGGAATATTAGGTTCAGAGCAGTCATTGGGTTGACAAGATAACCAAGCTAATTGGAATTGGAGTTTATATTTTGTCTCCTGTAATCCTTGTTGGAACTAATGATTATTTCAAGCAGGTGTCATTTTGGCATGAATGATTTCCAAGAGCTGGatcatcctctctttttcttgaaCTCCAAGATTTGCCATCAGATCTGATGTTTTCTGTGTAAAGACTCTAAAAGGCCATCATGAACAGCAATAACTTAggctgttttccttttattttgagcCATTGAAAATCTAAATGAAGGCTGACTTTCATTAAGTCTATAGACACGGCCAAAACAGATACATGTTTTTCTACTTGCTTTGCTATAGTCAACAAAGGCACCAGTCTTCTTAGAAGAGGGATGGGTAATTATTTTGTACTCCATTTTTGTTAAAATATCATAGtaatctgccaaaggggtgctgatgcaaaggaccagaaatctgttggcttttataaaggtatttatttggagtaaaatcttaaagttacaaagccctaaagaatCTGACTCAAGGTTGTTCTCTCATCAAAAGCACATGTTAAAGTatgatggttgctgatctctgtgatGATTcagtcttctcctctgggcttcctctctctcagcttcagGCTGACATAAGGTTTGTCTCTCAGGGATTCCTCTCTGTCCTGgcacagggctcatttctttctaggccttctcatctcttcttttctctttccaaggtcaactgcaaactatcaggtgaatgggtcatctctccccagggccccagaatAAAAATTGACAGAGTTGTCTCTCTTCCAGGGTGTCCtgttgagtgagtgtctgtttataccagcccaccaagagggtggggacttaatctgagtcatgccttactgatgtgatcaaatcaaagccctaatcttaataaataatttattcaagTTTCCCTCAACCTAATGCAATAT is part of the Dasypus novemcinctus isolate mDasNov1 chromosome 6, mDasNov1.1.hap2, whole genome shotgun sequence genome and harbors:
- the LOC101430715 gene encoding olfactomedin-4-like; translated protein: MRPDLTFLLALLLPLNCATGNVTVLESTTAIPSSFLGSGFSFTSSSSSSSSSSSSNSILSGSPSFSNVTGSVDDRGTCQCFVSLPDTTFPVVRVEQLEFIAHSLSQKFETELSKVKEYVLLISVYEKRLLNLTERVEIMEKDTISYTELDFELIKIEVREMEKLIVQLKKSFVGSSVIVDQLEVEIRNMSLVIEKLETLDKNNVLAIRREILALKNKLKECEASKSENSPPVPSPPSPGTCSHGGVVNISKPFVVQLNWKGFSYKYGAWGRDYSPQNPDKELYWVAPLNTDGRLLEYYRLHNTLDDLLLYINYREYRLTYGQGSGTAVYNNNMYINLYNSRNIARVNLTTNTVIVSRPLPDAVYNNRFSYANVAWQDIDFAVDELGLWVVYSTEASTGNMVISKLNDTTLEVLDTWQTKQYKPSVSNSFMVCGVLYATRTLNTRVEEIFYYYDTNTGREGHLDITMPKMQEKVQSINYHPSEQKLFVYNDGYLLNYDLVFLQKPQ